In the Heterodontus francisci isolate sHetFra1 chromosome 8, sHetFra1.hap1, whole genome shotgun sequence genome, one interval contains:
- the gpr88 gene encoding probable G-protein coupled receptor 88, which produces MSNFSNTSTCCEGALSGNISLAVAYALLAISGSFGNLLVIYLVYSVRKLRNTSNAFIVNVCAADLLVCTLWMPQETVALTQSPGLAASTGYQTFTGGLLFLGLIVSLFSHSLIALNRYALITKVPAAYRNIYRRRNAAGMIATSWVLGALLLLPWLTGQVRTHRHHGGCAHLRLLVLALSDGCLTRLSPYTGSVTASTILAQTAVLLYSYFKIFRKVQVSVKRVSVLNFQLINNLSYPFARKDKKLRFYVSFVLCVFILTTEPFLWVILFGLFEPVPNLLYNVSWLLFSLLFVVSPYLYTRKNEEFKKSLRSVIRVEFSRASVGVEPVIQVVSR; this is translated from the coding sequence ATGAGCAACTTTTCCAACACTTCAACCTGTTGTGAGGGAGCCTTGAGCGGGAACATCTCCTTGGCAGTCGCCTATGCCTTGCTGGCCATTTCTGGCAGCTTTGGCAACCTGCTGGTCATTTACCTGGTTTACTCAGTCAGGAAACTCCGCAACACCAGCAACGCCTTCATCGTGAATGTGTGTGCCGCCGACCTGCTGGTCTGCACCCTCTGGATGCCCCAGGAAACGGTGGCCCTGACTCAGTCGCCGGGCCTCGCTGCCTCCACCGGCTACCAGACCTTCACCGGAGGATTGCTCTTCCTCGGGCTGATCGTCTCGCTTTTTTCTCACTCGCTCATCGCTCTCAATCGTTACGCTTTGATCACCAAGGTACCGGCTGCTTACCGCAACATCTACCGGAGGAGGAACGCGGCGGGGATGATCGCCACCTCCTGGGTGCTGGGCGCTCTCTTGCTGTTGCCCTGGTTAACGGGACAGGTTCGCACTCACCGGCATCACGGAGGCTGTGCCCATCTCCGACTCTTAGTCCTCGCCCTCTCCGACGGCTGTTTAACCCGGCTCAGCCCCTACACCGGCTCAGTCACGGCCAGTACCATCCTGGCTCAGACCGCGGTGCTTCTCTATTCTTACTTTAAAATATTCCGCAAGGTTCAGGTCAGTGTTAAAAGGGTCAGTGTCCTGAACTTCCAGCTCATCAACAACCTGTCCTACCCATTCGCCAGAAAGGACAAGAAGTTGCGTTTCTATGTCTCCTTTGTCCTGTGTGTCTTCATCCTGACCACCGAGCCTTTCCTATGGGTCATCCTCTTTGGACTCTTTGAGCCTGTCCCCAACCTCTTGTACAATGTCTCCTGGCTCCTGTTCTCTCTGCTCTTTGTCGTTAGCCCCTATTTGTACACCCGCAAGAACGAGGAATTCAAGAAATCGCTGCGATCTGTCATCAGGGTTGAGTTTTCCAGGGCGTCGGTCGGTGTCGAACCGGTGATACAAGTAGTCTCCCGGTGA